In one window of Mytilus galloprovincialis chromosome 6, xbMytGall1.hap1.1, whole genome shotgun sequence DNA:
- the LOC143081053 gene encoding uncharacterized protein LOC143081053, whose product MLLNFDEIPVKIEIPEGIFIINKQNILFGIALQYQELTGFLSLQEAIQNCIKQSNKFLIMIGAICSAVYYYNNIYYFFDTHSHSECTLNNPLDSSGKSILIGFTDLHDLLSYLYAFYTSLQIDLDSQFEILPVCISSINTDKDVTNQINNYFNDQKLRNTKQTKKSIQYTKVPKFVYMKNYMQNRRKNKKFKEKELNAKRYSRKDTNYRMTETNRKKIRRENSYVRQIDRQRQLAAKREARKNEDFNKKELAAKREVRKDTNYRKTEADRKKSQRDNSDKRQIERQRELAAKREVRMDTNYRKTEANRKKSQRENSDVRQVERQRDLAAKREVRMDTNYRKTEADRKKSQRDNSDKRQIERQRELAAKREVRMDTNYRKTEANRKKSQRENSDVRQVERQRDLAAKRELRKKENYRRAEADIKKSQRDNSDKRQIERQREIAAKREARKDDVFKRNETEKKKISRQDEDYRKHESERDYHRKKEYRSHPENLENERLKKQSSRQNKLDIDRCYDKTVKSTKRKNIDFTDHEKNLKKKRVQGITLDACIRNFKTKINDGPTYICTSCEQTWFCDSVVNSKTVKMTTPANMSDCFTNFKSVQGIEWICHTCLNAIKKQRIPRFSIANKMGFPQRPKELNLYPLEERLLSLRIPFMQIRQLPRGGQLSVKGNVVNVPVEVQPTINSLPHTLEKSGTISVKLKKKLEFKKCDFSENVRPFAVICALHYLMRTNDLYKSSGIEINEDWITEIAKINEETHENENNSTEQEDNQDQNDSDDDSDHFSEVDENETHVGNTDTLLDHIPDDNPLCDTGLTFAPGEGQRPISLYSDPDAEYLSFPTIFCGQRRPDNKDRSVSVHYTDIVKWELRSMDRRVAQSVPNIFFKLKKIQLKNISDKVNLALRRCQSEGKKWTAKDVLNPNTVNDLVRLDEGYYIFRSLRNSPVYLEKRKKDLFAMIRQLGLPTWFGSLSSADTNWKDLLRILGKLNDGKEYTDNELEEMDWHQKSKLVQKDPVTCSRYFDYRVQQFINLVLKSYHDPIGKLTDFFYRVEFQQRGSPHIHILIWIENAPVYETDSNEDVVAFIDKYVSCSFLENDSLVNLQVHKHSKTCRKKGHPICRFGFPLPPMKATVILEPLKENDDIEKYKAIYKEIQNEINTLHNSENIDQMTYDMFLDDVLQMDDENYIKAIRSNLSGPKVFLKRKPSEVRVNGYMKTVLIAWQANHDLQFVLDAFACAVYIVSYISKSQKGMSALLDQAAKEARQGNLDLKHQVRHIGNYFSNSVETSAQEATYLTLQMPLTKATRQVVFINTSPREKRTFLLKQSSALEKLGPDSTEIESDNDIKRYSRRPKVLENWCLADYVSQLELQYPKASESSDDHETEQQDHESESENEEANADIIEEISNKIDITLKKGVRIYQRKTPKVIRYVKYSYKTDSENFYRERLMLFYPWRNELSDLQCGHETFEKMYLTVARLLEKKAKQYEGKVIDLEKAIEEAENDCNENDQIAPATQQVEMEDAEIGPTESEQYVHFNPERPTEHRLYDMSREVGIEARTVELTNHANRISSQKVKVKAVDTVCGDLPASVKTKLLSSLPEKQSDTANLATEVVLAIGMKYDLTANIEVTDGLTNGSTCELKLIECKTTSLRPSIIWVKFEDARIGANNRRKYSHLSLHAHFNDLISDPNILDADVIGIAESRLISTDENDHFHVPGFETPVRLDQKQTNFNTRPPHGLAILVAVLPIPP is encoded by the exons atgcttttgaATTTTGATGAAATTCCTGTCAAAATTGAAATTCCTGAAGGGATTTttataattaacaaacaaaatattctgtttGGTATAGCTTTACAGTACCAAGAGTTGACTGGATTTCTCTCATTACAAGAAGCAATTCAAAATTGTATTAAGCAGTCAAACAAATTTCTTATAATGATTGGAGCCATATGTTCGGcagtttattattataataatatatactatttttttgacACTCATTCTCATTCGGAATGTACACTGAATAATCCATTAGATTCCTCTGGCAAAAGTATTTTGATTGGATTTACTGACTTACATGACCTCCTCAGCTACTTGTATGCTTTTTACACAAGTTTACAAATTGATTTAGACTCGCAATTTGAAATTTTACCTGTATGTATCAGTAGTATAAATACTGACAAAGATGTGACTAACCAGATTAACAATTATTTCAATGATCAGAAACTAAggaacacaaaacaaacaaaaaagtctaTCCAGTATACAAAGGTACCAAAATTTGTATATATGAAAAACTACAtgcaaaatagaagaaaaaataaaaaattcaaggAAAAAGAATTAAATGCAAAAAGATATTCAAGAAAGGATACAAATTATAGGATGActgaaacaaatagaaaaaaaattcggAGAGAAAATTCCTATGTAAGACAGATAGATAGACAAAGGcaacttgctgctaaaagagaggctagaaagaatgaagattttaataaaaaagaacTTGCTGCCAAAAGAGAAGTGAGAAAggatacaaattatagaaagACTGAAGCAGATAGAAAGAAGTCTCAAAGAGATAATTCTGATAAAAGACAAATAgaaagacaaagagaacttgctgctaaaagagaaGTAAGAATggatacaaattatagaaagACTGAAGCAAATAGAAAAAAGTCTCAGAGAGAAAATTCAGATGTAAGACAGGTAGAAAGACAAAGAGATCTTGCTGCTAAAAGAGAAGTAAGAATggatacaaattatagaaagACTGAAGCAGATAGAAAGAAGTCTCAAAGAGATAATTCTGATAAAAGACAAATAgaaagacaaagagaacttgctgctaaaagagaaGTAAGAATggatacaaattatagaaagACTGAAGCAAATAGAAAGAAGTCTCAGAGAGAAAATTCAGATGTAAGACAGGTAGAAAGACAAAGAGATCTTGCTGCTAAAAGAGAacttagaaagaaagaaaattatagaaGAGCTGAAGCAGACATTAAGAAGTCTCAAAGAGACAATTCTGATAAAAGACAAATAGAGAGACAAAGAGAAATTGCTGCTAAAAGAGAAGCTAGAAAGGATGATGTTTTCAAAAGAAatgaaacagaaaagaaaaaaatttccAGACAAGATGAAGACTACAGAAAACATGAGTCGGAACGGGACTACcacagaaaaaaagaatatagGTCACATccagaaaatttagaaaatgagcgTTTGAAGAAACAGAGTTCTAGACAGAACAAACTAGATATAGACAGATGTTATGATAAAACAGTTAAAAGtactaaaagaaaaaacattgatttcaCAGATCATGAAAAAAACCTAAAAAAGAAAAGAGTTCAAGGTATAACCCTTGATGCTtgcataagaaattttaaaacaaaaattaatgatggtcctacatatatatgtacttcATGTGAACAAACTTGGTTTTGTGATTCTGTAGTTAATTCTAAAACTGTCAAAATGACCACTCCTGCTAACATGTCAGATTGCTTTACTAATTTTAAATCTGTACAAGGCATAGAATGGATATGTCATACTTGTctcaatgcaattaaaaaacaaagAATTCCTCGATTTTCAATAGCCAATAAAATGGGATTTCCCCAAAGACCAAAAGAACTAAATTTGTATCCTTTAGAAGAGAGACTGTTATCATTAAGAATTCCTTTTATGCAGATTCGACAGTTGCCAAGAGGTGGACAGTTATCAGTTAAAGGCAATGTTGTAAATGTGCCTGTTGAAGTTCAACCTACAATAAATTCACTTCCACATACATTAGAGAAATCAGGTACAATATCagttaaattgaagaaaaagctGGAATTCAAAAAGTGTGATTTCAGTGAAAATGTAAGACCATTTGCTGTCATTTGTGCATTACATTATTTGATGAGAACAAATGACTTATACAAGTCTTCtggaatagaaataaatgaggATTGGATTACAGAAATTgccaaaataaatgaagaaacacatgaaaatgaaaacaatagtACAGAACAAGAGGATAACCAAGATCAGAATGATTCAGATGATGACTCCGATCATTTCAGTGAAGTAGATGAAAATGAAACGCATGTTGGAAACACAGATACACTGTTAGATCACATTCCAGACGACAATCCACTATGTGATACAGGTTTAACTTTTGCTCCTGGTGAAGGTCAACGACCAATTAGTCTCTACAGTGATCCTGATGCAGAGTACTTATCTTTTCCAACTATATTTTGTGGTCAAAGAAGGCCAGATAACAAAGACAGATCTGTCTCTGTTCACTATACTGATATTGTCAAATGGGAACTAAGGTCCATGGATAGGAGAGTAGCACAGTCTgtaccaaatatatttttcaagttaaagaaaattcagttaaaaaacatAAGTGATAAGGTCAATCTTGCTCTAAGAAGGTGTCAATCAGAAGGGAAAAAATGGACAGCAAAAGATGTACTGAATCCTAACACTGTAAACGATCTTGTAAGATTAGATGAAGGTTATTATATCTTTAGAAGTTTAAGAAATTCTCCAGTATACCTTGAAAAGAGGAAGAAAGATTTGTTTGCGATGATCAGACAGTTGGGTCTTCCAACATGGTTTGGCTCTCTTTCATCTGCAGATACTAATTGGAAAGATTTGTTACGAATTCTTGGCAAATTAAATGATGGCAAAGAATATACTGACAATGAGTTGGAAGAAATGGATTGGCATCAGAAATCAAAACTTGTTCAGAAAGACCCTGTGACATGCTCTAGATATTTTGATTATCGTGTCCAACAGTTTATTAACTTGGTGTTGAAAAGTTATCATGATCCTATCggaaaattgacagattttttttatagagttgAATTTCAACAGAGAGGTTCACCACATATTCATATCTTGATCTGGATTGAAAATGCACCAGTATATGAAACCGATTCAAATGAAGATGTTGtagcatttattgataaatatgtcTCCTGTTCATTTTTAGAAAATGACAGTTTAGTCAATTTGCAGGTTCATAAACATTCAAAAACATGCAGAAAAAAAGGTCACCCAATTTGTCGTTTTGGTTTCCCCCTACCACCTATGAAAGCAACAGTAATCTTAGAGCCTTTGAAAGAAAATGATGACATAGAAAAGTACAAAgctatatataaagaaatacaaaacgaaaTTAATACACTACACAATTCTGAAAATATAGACCAGATGACATATGACATGTTTTTAGATGATGTGTTACAAATGGATGATGAAAATTACATTAAGGCCATAAGAAGCAACTTGAGTGGTCCAAAAGTTTTTCTCAAACGAAAACCATCTGAAGTCCGTGTTAATGGTTACATGAAAACTGTGTTGATAGCCTGGCAAGCAAATCAtgatttacagtttgttttagatgCATTTGCATGTGCAGTGTATATTGTTTCATATATAAGCAAGTCACAAAAAGGTATGAGTGCATTACTAGACCAAGCAGCAAAAGAAGCACGACAGGGAAATTTAGACTTGAAGCATCAAGTAAGGCACATTGGGAATTACTTTTCAAATTCTGTTGAAACAAGTGCACAAGAAGCAACCTACTTAACACTACAGATGCCTTTAACAAAAGCTACAAGACAAGTTGTATTCATTAATACATCTCCACGAGAGAAAAGAACTTTCCTCCTAAAACAATCATCAGCCTTAGAAAAACTAGGCCCAGACTCTACTGAAATAGAATCAGACAATGATATTAAAAGATACTCACGAAGACCAAAAGTACTGGAGAACTGGTGTCTAGCAGACTATGTATCTCAGCTTGAATTGCAGTATCCTAAAGCTTCAGAGTCCTCAGATGATCATGAAACAGAACAGCAAGATCATGAATCTGAAAGTGAAAATGAAGAGGCAAATGCAGATATTATAGAAGAAATCAGTAACAAAATTGACATAACCCTGAAGAAGGGTGTTCgaatatatcaaagaaaaacacctAAGGTTATAAGATATGTTAAATACAGTTACAAGACTGACTCTGAAAACTTCTACAGAGAACgcttaatgttattttatccATGGAGAAATGAACTTTCAGATTTGCAATGCGGACATGAAACATTCGAAAAAATGTACTTGACTGTTGCAagactattagaaaaaaaagctAAGCAATATGAAGGAAAAGTGATAGATCTAGAGAAAGCTATAGAAGAGGCAGAAAACGATTGTAATGAGAATGATCAAATAGCACCTGCCACACAGCAAGTAGAAATGGAAGACGCTGAAATAGGCCCAACAGAATCTGAACAGTATGTTCATTTCAATCCAGAAAGACCAACAGAACATAGACTGTATGATATGTCCCGTGAAGTGGGAATAGAAGCAAGAACAGTAGAATTGACAAATCATGCCAACAGAATAA GCTCACAAAAGGTTAAAGTTAAAGCAGTTGACACAGTTTGTGGGGATTTACCAGcatctgtaaaaacaaaattacttagTTCTTTACCAGAAAAACAGTCTGATACAGCCAATCTTGCAACAGAAGTAGTATTAGCAATTGGGATGAAATATGATCTTACAGCTAATATTGAAGTCACTGATGGTCTTACAAATGGTTCAACTTGTGAACTTAAATTAATTGAGTGCAAAACTACATCTTTAAGACCAAGTATCATATGGGTTAAGTTTGAAGATGCCAGAATTGGTGCtaacaatagaagaaaatatTCACACTT GTCATTGCATGCTCACTTTAATGATCTTATATCAGACCCTAACATCTTGGATGCTGATGTAATTGGTATTGCTGAATCAAGACTTATTTCAACAGATGAAAATGATCATTTTCATGTACCTGGTTTTGAAACACCAGTTCGATTAGACCAAAAGCAAACAAACTTTAATACAAGACCACCTCATGGATTG gcaatacttgtagCTGTTTTGCCGATACCACCATAA